The DNA segment GTGCCCGGCGCTGTGACCGATATCAGCCAGTTGCAGAAGATCGGTGATTCACTCTTTGCGCTTCCCGAGGGCACCGAGTTGATCGCGGTTGAACGATTCAACATCAGGCAGGGGTTTATCGAAACATCCAATGTCGATATCGTCCGTGAGATGATCGACATGATGGTATCGTTCCGCGCCTATGAAGCCAACTCGAAGGCTGTCCGTTCTCAGGATGAGTCGTTGGGGCATCTGTTCCAGCGGGTCGGCGGCAGTGGATAGATAAATAGTAAACAAAGGAGTCGAGAATGATAAAAGCGATGCGCACCGCAGCCTCCGGCATGGTCTCGCAGCAGATGAATGTCGACAACATCGCCAACAACCTGGCCAACATGAATACAACCGGTTTCAAGAAAAGCCGCATTGAATTTCAGGACGTTCTTTACCAAAAGTATCGCCGCGCCGGAATGGCTTCGGCAGTTGGCAGCAGGGTACCGGCCGAATTGGCCATCGGCTACGGCACCAAACCGGTTGCGACCGTGCGTCAGTACAGCGTAGGTGATTTGATGCAGACCGGCAACCCGCTGGATTTGGCCATTACCGGCTCCGGCTTCTTTCAGTTGCAGCATCCCGACGGCGGTACCGTCTACACCCGTGACGGCGGTTTCAAACTATCCGCCGATGGCCGCTTGGTCAATAGCGATGGATACATACTGCTTCCCGAAATAAGCATTCCCGAAGATGCTACCTCGATAGCCATCGGCAAAGACGGCTCTATCCAGGTGATGCAGGTTGGATCGGACACACCTACTGAAGTCGGTCAGTTGGAGCTGGCTCGTTTCATTAATCCGGCCGGTCTCTCAGCCATAGGTCGCAACATGCTTGAGCTGACTTCGGCTTCGGGCGATCCGATTACCGATATAGCCGCGCAGAACGGCATGGGGGAGATCGACCAGGGATACCTCGAGATGTCCAACGTCAAAGTGGTCGATGAGATGGTCAACATGATTGTCGCCCAGCGTGCTTACGAAATGAACTCGAAGGCTATCCAGACGGCCGATGATATGGCCTCGATCGCCAATAGCCTCAAGAGATAGATGAACATGAAAAAGTCACTAACCACATTGTTTGCCTGCCTGATTCTGATGTTCATAGTGTCGTCAGTGTCGGCTTTGGACGCGGATGAAACTATCCGGACAAAGTTTGCGGCCATGTACGGACTGGATACAGCCACGTACACGATAGATATCCTGTCCAACAATCTAAAGAGCGCCGATGTAAGCGCTGAGCAACTGACGCTCAGGCCGCTGTCGCAGAAGGAGCCGCTGGGGCTTTTTTCGATGATGGCCGATGTGAAAAACGAGGGCGAATTGTTGGAGAGTGCGCAGATTAGGCTGAAGATCAGAAAGTTCGCTGATGTCTTGGTGTTGCTGGACAATGTGCGTCGCTCCAAGAGTATCGCACCCGAGCAACTGCTTCTGAAGCGCATGGAAGTCACCAATCTCAGGCAGCGTCCACTGGTTGAACTGTCCGAACTTGAGGGGGTACGCGCCGGTCGCAATCTGAAGCGCGGCGCTATTCTGACAGCCGATGATCTGGAGCTTATTCCGGATGTGGAAAACGGTCGCGACGTGTCTATCGTTTATACCGAAGGGATGTGTCGAATCTCAGCCGATGGACGCGCGCTGCAGGCCGGCCTGGCCGGTGACTATATCAAGGTCAAAAACAAATCGTCGGGCAAAATCATTTTGGCCCGGGTGGTCGATGCGACCGCTGTTGCCGTCGATCCGTAACCTTATGTGATCATGGAGAGAACTGAAATGAACTATCGGAAGGTTCTGTTGATACTCGCGGTTTTGTTGCTTCTCCCGTTTGCGCTCAAGCTGCGCGCAGAGGACTTTGGGAGAAACCAATCTTTGTTCACCGACATTAAGGCTCATGCTGTCGGTGACATACTGACAGTACACATTTTCGAACAAAGCCGCGCTTCATCGCAGGTTGAAACCAAGAACGAAAAGAGCGCCAACTACTCGACCCAGGGCGGTCCCGGAATCGGTCCTCTTGATTTTGTGCCTTTGTTTGGAGTCAATGCCGACGCCAAAACCACGCACGACGGAAAAGGGGAGAACCTGCGCAACGGAAGTTTGCGGGCCAAGATGTCGGTGACGGTTATTGGCCTGAAGCCGAACGGCGATCTCATTATTGAAGGCTCCCGCACCGTCGGCATCTCCGGCGATCGTGAGGTGCTTACTCTTACCGGCGTGGTGCGTTCCAAAGACGTCACGGCCGAGAATACTGTGCCATCGCATCTGATTGCCGATGCAGAGATACATTACACCGGAAAGGGACCGTCCAGCACGGCCGCCCGGCCCGGTTTCGTCACCCGTTTTATCAACTGGCTTTTCTAGGAGGAATCCATGTTGACTGCATTATATGCGCGACTGGCGACGCCCACAGGATTGGTGATGGTGCTGGTGATTATTATGAGTTTTTGGCAACCGGCCGAAGGGGCCAAAGTGCGTATCAAGGATATCTCGGCCTTTCAGAATACGCAGGAGGTCGATCTGATCGGCTACGGTCTGATTATCGGTCTGGACGGCACCGGCGATGGTAGCGGCACACAGTTTACTATTCGCTCGCTGACCAATATGATGGAGCGGATGGGGCTCACTGTCGACGCCCGCAAGGTGAAAGTGAAAAACGTGGCGGCAGTGATGATCTCCGGGCGGATATCGGGCCACCAGACCGAAGGGACATATTTTGATGTCACCGTATCATCGGTCGGCGACGCCTCTTCGCTACAGGGTGGAACTCTCCTGATGACTCCACTGACCTCGTCCGACGGTACCGTGTACGCAGTTGCCCAGGGTCCGGTCTCTATCGGTGGTTTTAATGTCCAGGTGGATGACGGCAACAAGATCGTGAATAACTACACCCTGGTGGGACGGATTCCCAATGGGGGGAAGATAACCAAACCGGTGGAGGCAGAACCACAACTTAAACGTGAGTTCTTCCTGTCATTGCACAATCCGGATTTCACCACCTCAAGCAGGATTGCCGAACGCATCAACATCAAGTACGGGCTGACGTCGGTAGCCGTCGACGCCGGCACGGTTAAGGTGATGATTCCGGACTCGCTGTCTTATCCTTCACTTCGTGCAACCTTCGTTTCGGACATCGGACTCCTGCAAGTGGTGCCCGACAACACGGCCCGTGTTGTGATCAACGAAAAGACCGGCACGATAGTAGCCGGGCGACATGTGACCATCGAACCGGTAGCCATCGCGCACGGCACGATCACCGTCAATATCGAATCTTCGCCGGTGATCTCACAACCGGAGCCGTTCTCCTCAGGTGAGACGATTGTGACACAGTCACCGCGGCTGGGCGTCGATGACCAAAAAGCGCGCGTTGTTCATCTGAAGGGGGCGGTTTACCTGTCACAGGTGGCCAAGGCGCTGAACAAGATCGGCGCTACGCCGCGCGATATCATATCGATTTTCCAGGCCCTCAAACAAGCGGGAGCACTACGTGCCGACTTAGTGATTCTCTGATGAGTGCGATTAGTCCCAAAGTTGCCCTGACCGACTTTCCGTCGACCGGTATCGAGCGGCTCAAGGGCGTACAAGCCAAAGGGGTCGAGGCCGAGAAGGCTCGACTGCGCAAAGCGACCAAGGAATTTGAGTCGTTTTTCAACTACTACATGTTGAAAACGATGCGTAAGACTATCCCCAAGGGTGAGTCCGGTCAGGGGCTTCTGTCCAGTGACAATAGCAAAGACATTTTTTCAGATATTTTCGATAATGAACTGGCCCGTATGATGTCGGGCGGACGCAATGGTTCCATCGCCGACATGTTGTACGCGTCGATGGAAAAACTAATCGATGCGGGTTACACTCAGGCGGAGAAAAAGCTGCCGATCAAAGATCTTGGCGCGGTAAGGCCGTCGATGGATCTCGGTCAACCGACGTTTCGGAAGATATCCGGCGACCCTTCACCGGCCAAACTGAAACACGAAAAATCAGAACCGATATCACTGAATCGTAGGCCGACCGAGGGCGCTCGTTCTACAGATGAGATAATGCGGAAATACGGTCGTCACATTGAACAGGCGGCTCGGGTTCACGCGCTGGACCCGGCTCTACTGGCCTCGGTCATTCGAGCCGAGTCCAATGGAGATGCCAACGCCGTTTCCCCGGCGGGAGCCAAAGGACTTATGCAGTTGATAGACTCAACCGCCGCCGACCAGGGTGTCAAGCGTGTCTTTGACCCGGGCGAGAATATATCGGGCGGAGCGCGATACCTGAGGCAATTGTTGGATCGCTTTGGCGACACAAAACTCGCCTTAGCCGCTTACAATGCGGGTCCCGGCAACGTAATTAAATACAGAGGGGTACCGCCATTTGAAGAAACGCGGTCGTATGTAACCAAAGTTCTGGACAGTCTCCAGACAATGCGTGACCGCGCACCTTCACACGATACTAAAGCGCCAAATCAAACTGTCGATAAGATAGATACACAGAAACCGTGAGCAATTGGATATGATAAATCGGTTGATTGACATTATTGGCAGGGAAGCCTCCCTCTTCGAATCTTTTCTCACACTGTTTGAGAAGCAACAGGACATGCTGGTGACAAACGACGCCGACGGTCTGCACGAAGTCACCGAGCGGTTGCGCGAGAAAGTCATCGAAAGTCGCCAGCTGAACAAACAGCGCGAAGAGTTGGTCGAACGAATCAGACTCGATAACCAGATCGAGGGTGACTTGAATGTGACCCGACTGCTTGAGATAGTAGACGACGAGCAGGCCACGCAGTTGATTCGTTTGCGCGAATTGATCACGAGCCTCAACGATAAGATTGCCACCACGCGCAACCAGAATGCGGTGCTGCTGAATCAGTCGCGTGAGTATATCAACAAGATGATGGGCATGCTGTCAAAACTGAGCCATCCGGAACCGGCCTATAGTTCGACCGGCAGCGGCGACCAACAAGCATATAATGTGGCGCTGGACAGGAGAGCCTGATGCCGGGACTATTTCAAGGACTTGAGCTGGGCAAACGGGCGCTGTTGACCCACCAGTTGTCGCTTCAGACAACCGGCCACAATATAGCCAATGTCAACACCCCGGGCTATCGCCGCCAACGTGTTGGTGTGAAGACGACAATCCCGGAATTGCAAACATACGGTTCCATCGGCACCGGAATCAAAGCAACCGATGTCAGACATATTCGTGACCTCTTTCTCGGTAACCAGTTTCGGCAGAATAGTAAGTCGCTGGGCCAGTGGTCTTATAATTCCAAGACATTGTCGCAAGTGGAAGCGCTTTTCAACGAGCCGGGTGACAATACTCTGGGGAACCTGATCACAGAGTTTTGGAATGGATGGTCGGAACTGTCGGTCACGGCGGGCAATATCAACTTCAGAGAAAACGTGCTTTCCGATGCCAACAAGCTGGTCAACGGCCTGCATGACATGGCCCGGCAATTGACCGATCTTCAGGACTCGGTTGACCGCGACATGGTAAACCTCACGGCCGATGTGAATCGACTGTCGACGGAGATCGCCCGGCTCAATCATGAAATCGAAAGATCGGAACTCGATGGTGTGGTGGCCAACGATTTGCGTGACAGCCGCGATCTGCTGATAGACAACCTTTCGGTGATTGTCGACGTGAATACTTCCCAGAATGAAGATGGTGATATGATTGTGTATATCGGTGCGATGGCTTTGGTCGATGGCGACAAGGCGCTGTCTATCGGTACCGAAACGGTTAATGAAAACGGGTCAGTCAAGCACAACCTGGTTTGGGAGGGAACCAAGATATCTTTCAAGAATCTCAACGGCCAGATCAAGGGTCTTTTGGATTCTCGGGACAAAATAATCCCGGACTATCTTTCCCGGCTCGACGACATCGCCAAAACATTAGTCGACGAGGTGAACGCCTTGCACACTACCGGTTACGGTTTGAACAATTACACCGGTTATGAGTTTTTTGACAGCCGTTTCACGACGGCCGCTACTATTCAGATCAATCAGGAGGTGGCTACCGATCCCGAGAAGATCGCGGCAGCCACGCAGATGGATTCGCAGAGCGACAACACCATGGCTTTAGCCATCTTCGATCTGAGCGATCAACTCCTTATGAAAGATAATTCGATGACCATAAACGACTTCTACAACAGCCTGGTAGGGACACTGGGTGTTGAGACTCATGAAGCGGGGTCGTTTACGGACAACTATGAAATCCTCGGACAACAGATCCACAACGCTCGCCAGTCGGTGGAGGGTGTGTCGTTGGACGAGGAGATGGCCAACATGATAAAGTTTCAACACGCGTATGACGCAGCCGCCCGTGTGATCACCACCGTCGACCAGGCGCTGGATACGGTCATTAATCGCATGGGAATCGTCGGACGCTAAACAAGGACGTTGTTGCCGGTGAACGGCAGCACCACGGAGGGTTGAGTGTTAATACTAACAAGGAAGTTAGGAGAATCCATCACCATCGGTGATGATATCAAAGTTTCGGTCCTGGGTATACACGGACGCCAGGTCAGACTGGGTATCGACGCGCCGAGTGAAGTGGTGGTGCATCGCGAGGAAGTCTATGTCAAGATTCAGGCGGAGAACCGTCGGGCTTCCAAGTCGATCAAGAGTGATCTGCTCGGTATGATGAGTGCGATCAAGGGAAAAATCAGAGGTAAAGAGGCGGACAATGTCAAGACGCCCAGGATTGACTACAAATCGGTCAATCGCCAGAAGCGAAGACCTCGCAAACCCGGAGGATCCGGCAAGTCTGCTGATTCATAGGCAGTCCGGCTGAGGAGCAATACAGTGCGTGTATCTAACAATATGCTGGCCGACCGAGTGGTATTCAATATGCAACGTTCACTCAGGCGGTTTTTTGAGTTGCAGACTCAGATGTCGACGGGGCGACGGATCAACAAACCGTCGGACGACCCGCTGGGCACGTTGAGGGACCTGGACTATCGTAAAGAACTGGCCAGGATCGAACAGTATCGCTCCAATGTCGATACCGGTCTCAACTGGCAGGCCAATTACGACAGCGCTCTGGCCGACCTGGGTACCAAGATGTCGGATGCCTATGTACTTGCCGATGCTATGGGCAACGACACCATGGATGCCGGGGAACGTGAAGCCGCTGCTATCCAGATCGATGATATCATAGAGAGCTTTCTCCAAATCGCCAACAGTGATCTCGGCAACGAGAGTATTTTCGCCGGATTCAAGACCGACAGGAATGCTTTCGATTCTTACTCCGACGGGATTGTCTACCGTGGTGACTACGGGCAAATCGAATTTGATATCGAATCGTCCTCCCGCTTGCAGGTCAACCTGATCGGGGCCGACGTATTCCTCAGAGATTTGAGTATCCTGGGCGCCGATGCCGACTTGAACATAGGGATTCTGGGCGGCAGCCTGCTCACCTCGATGAACAACGGCAACGGTGTCGACCTGACGACCGGCGGCACACCCGGTACGATAGTCCTGAGCGACCGCAACCTGGGCATTGATTCCACCATCGATATCTCGGCGGCTGTAACCATCGACGATGTCATCAACACGATCAACGCCCAACTGACAGCCGACGGTATCAATGACGTCACGGCGACGCTCGGGCCCAACAACAACGAGATTATGTTCGATACTACCGCCTCCGGAGAAATCAGCGCTGTCACATCGTTGGGCGTGATAAACGACGGGCACGGAATGGATATGCAGCCCGGCAAGCTGGTTGTTTCAGACGGCGGCGGCATAAGTGTCGAAGTGGATTTGTCGTCAGCGGCCACGATCGGTGACGTGATTACTCAATTCAACGCCGCCATGGCTGCTGCAGCGCCGCCTGAGATGGCCAACGTTTCTATCGGATTGAATGCCACCAACACCGGACTTGAAATCACGGACGCCAATGGGGTCCCGTTGGGTTTGACTATCTCGGAGTTTGATACGACAGACAGTACCGCCGCCGATCTTGGTATCGCCGGTGCGATTGATCCTGTTCTCACCGGTAGAGACTTGAACCCCTCGGTCAGTTTTGAAATCACCGAGACGACCGGCACAACCGCCGCCGACCTGGGAATATTGGGAACCTTCTTCAACGATTTTTCAGGGGCTGATCTTGACCCGATCTTGCTGGCCACGACCAATCTGAGCCAACTCAACAACAACAACAGTTTTGCGGGAAATGAAATCGTGATTCATCACGGCGAGGCCACCCGTACTATCGATCTGTCCGATCCGGCTCTGGTTACGGTTCAAGACCTTCTCGATGCCGTCAACAATTCCGGGCTGGATATTATAGCCTCGATTAATGCTGACGCGAGGGGGATTCAGATCGCCAACAACGACCCTACTCGGTCGCTGGTTATCGAGGATAGCGACGGCGGCCGGCTCACCAAGGATATGGGCATCTATGGTTCCAGCGACATGGTGGGGTCGCTTATTGCGCTGTCCAACGCTTTGCACAGCAATGACGCCGACGGGATCAGGTCTCTCATTGGCAATATGACCGACTCGATCAGCCAACTCCTGAACAGCAGAGCCAAGGCCGGCGCCCGGGCCATGAGGCTTGAGTCTACGGCCTCGCGTCTTCAGGACTCGGAGATCGGCTACACCCAGCTTCTGGCCAATGTGGAAGATGCGGA comes from the Candidatus Zixiibacteriota bacterium genome and includes:
- the flgG gene encoding flagellar basal-body rod protein FlgG; its protein translation is MIKAMRTAASGMVSQQMNVDNIANNLANMNTTGFKKSRIEFQDVLYQKYRRAGMASAVGSRVPAELAIGYGTKPVATVRQYSVGDLMQTGNPLDLAITGSGFFQLQHPDGGTVYTRDGGFKLSADGRLVNSDGYILLPEISIPEDATSIAIGKDGSIQVMQVGSDTPTEVGQLELARFINPAGLSAIGRNMLELTSASGDPITDIAAQNGMGEIDQGYLEMSNVKVVDEMVNMIVAQRAYEMNSKAIQTADDMASIANSLKR
- the flgA gene encoding flagellar basal body P-ring formation chaperone FlgA, which gives rise to MKKSLTTLFACLILMFIVSSVSALDADETIRTKFAAMYGLDTATYTIDILSNNLKSADVSAEQLTLRPLSQKEPLGLFSMMADVKNEGELLESAQIRLKIRKFADVLVLLDNVRRSKSIAPEQLLLKRMEVTNLRQRPLVELSELEGVRAGRNLKRGAILTADDLELIPDVENGRDVSIVYTEGMCRISADGRALQAGLAGDYIKVKNKSSGKIILARVVDATAVAVDP
- a CDS encoding flagellar basal body L-ring protein FlgH; translated protein: MNYRKVLLILAVLLLLPFALKLRAEDFGRNQSLFTDIKAHAVGDILTVHIFEQSRASSQVETKNEKSANYSTQGGPGIGPLDFVPLFGVNADAKTTHDGKGENLRNGSLRAKMSVTVIGLKPNGDLIIEGSRTVGISGDREVLTLTGVVRSKDVTAENTVPSHLIADAEIHYTGKGPSSTAARPGFVTRFINWLF
- a CDS encoding flagellar basal body P-ring protein FlgI, translating into MLTALYARLATPTGLVMVLVIIMSFWQPAEGAKVRIKDISAFQNTQEVDLIGYGLIIGLDGTGDGSGTQFTIRSLTNMMERMGLTVDARKVKVKNVAAVMISGRISGHQTEGTYFDVTVSSVGDASSLQGGTLLMTPLTSSDGTVYAVAQGPVSIGGFNVQVDDGNKIVNNYTLVGRIPNGGKITKPVEAEPQLKREFFLSLHNPDFTTSSRIAERINIKYGLTSVAVDAGTVKVMIPDSLSYPSLRATFVSDIGLLQVVPDNTARVVINEKTGTIVAGRHVTIEPVAIAHGTITVNIESSPVISQPEPFSSGETIVTQSPRLGVDDQKARVVHLKGAVYLSQVAKALNKIGATPRDIISIFQALKQAGALRADLVIL
- a CDS encoding transglycosylase SLT domain-containing protein, which gives rise to MSAISPKVALTDFPSTGIERLKGVQAKGVEAEKARLRKATKEFESFFNYYMLKTMRKTIPKGESGQGLLSSDNSKDIFSDIFDNELARMMSGGRNGSIADMLYASMEKLIDAGYTQAEKKLPIKDLGAVRPSMDLGQPTFRKISGDPSPAKLKHEKSEPISLNRRPTEGARSTDEIMRKYGRHIEQAARVHALDPALLASVIRAESNGDANAVSPAGAKGLMQLIDSTAADQGVKRVFDPGENISGGARYLRQLLDRFGDTKLALAAYNAGPGNVIKYRGVPPFEETRSYVTKVLDSLQTMRDRAPSHDTKAPNQTVDKIDTQKP
- a CDS encoding flagellar protein FlgN — protein: MINRLIDIIGREASLFESFLTLFEKQQDMLVTNDADGLHEVTERLREKVIESRQLNKQREELVERIRLDNQIEGDLNVTRLLEIVDDEQATQLIRLRELITSLNDKIATTRNQNAVLLNQSREYINKMMGMLSKLSHPEPAYSSTGSGDQQAYNVALDRRA
- the flgK gene encoding flagellar hook-associated protein FlgK, which produces MPGLFQGLELGKRALLTHQLSLQTTGHNIANVNTPGYRRQRVGVKTTIPELQTYGSIGTGIKATDVRHIRDLFLGNQFRQNSKSLGQWSYNSKTLSQVEALFNEPGDNTLGNLITEFWNGWSELSVTAGNINFRENVLSDANKLVNGLHDMARQLTDLQDSVDRDMVNLTADVNRLSTEIARLNHEIERSELDGVVANDLRDSRDLLIDNLSVIVDVNTSQNEDGDMIVYIGAMALVDGDKALSIGTETVNENGSVKHNLVWEGTKISFKNLNGQIKGLLDSRDKIIPDYLSRLDDIAKTLVDEVNALHTTGYGLNNYTGYEFFDSRFTTAATIQINQEVATDPEKIAAATQMDSQSDNTMALAIFDLSDQLLMKDNSMTINDFYNSLVGTLGVETHEAGSFTDNYEILGQQIHNARQSVEGVSLDEEMANMIKFQHAYDAAARVITTVDQALDTVINRMGIVGR
- the flgL gene encoding flagellar hook-associated protein FlgL, with product MRVSNNMLADRVVFNMQRSLRRFFELQTQMSTGRRINKPSDDPLGTLRDLDYRKELARIEQYRSNVDTGLNWQANYDSALADLGTKMSDAYVLADAMGNDTMDAGEREAAAIQIDDIIESFLQIANSDLGNESIFAGFKTDRNAFDSYSDGIVYRGDYGQIEFDIESSSRLQVNLIGADVFLRDLSILGADADLNIGILGGSLLTSMNNGNGVDLTTGGTPGTIVLSDRNLGIDSTIDISAAVTIDDVINTINAQLTADGINDVTATLGPNNNEIMFDTTASGEISAVTSLGVINDGHGMDMQPGKLVVSDGGGISVEVDLSSAATIGDVITQFNAAMAAAAPPEMANVSIGLNATNTGLEITDANGVPLGLTISEFDTTDSTAADLGIAGAIDPVLTGRDLNPSVSFEITETTGTTAADLGILGTFFNDFSGADLDPILLATTNLSQLNNNNSFAGNEIVIHHGEATRTIDLSDPALVTVQDLLDAVNNSGLDIIASINADARGIQIANNDPTRSLVIEDSDGGRLTKDMGIYGSSDMVGSLIALSNALHSNDADGIRSLIGNMTDSISQLLNSRAKAGARAMRLESTASRLQDSEIGYTQLLANVEDADMSKLITDLATFENNYQASLMAVAKIIQPSLLNFLQ